TTCCTAAAAAATATCCTAAGAATGCTGCTATTGAGAAACCTACGAAGTCCATTTTAACTTCTGGGATAGTATTTTTTTCTGAATCTTTAACATTGCTTAAATCTATTTTCTTTTGAGCAAAGTATTTTTCTTTTTCTTTTTCAACATCAAATCTAAAGATTCTTGGAATGAAATTAATACCTAAAATTAAGAATAATACTCCAAATGGATATCCAATTGAGTGTCCTACTCCAACCCCAGCTTTTGCTTCAGTTACATATATTTCAGTATCTTCTGCTGATAGACTTGTTGTGTTTTCAACTGTCATCTTTTCTGGAATTGCTTCATTTTTTAATTTTGCATCTCTTTCTTTTGCATTATTAATTATAGCTAATATCTTTACTTTTGTTCCTTCATCTAGATTTTCAAAATTAGCTGCTGAATGTTTTGATTCAGATTCTGAAGATTCAGTTGCTGCTGCAAGTCCTGCTGAACTTGTCAAAGCTCCTGTGTAAGTTCCTGTTATTTGGTAAGGACTCATGTTCTTTAATGCTTTTGAGAAACCATAAGATGCTACTGCACCAACAAATGGAATAAATATAGCTAAGATTACAAATTGTTTTCCAAACTTAGTAATAGCATACTTCATATCTTTAGCTGCTAAAAGCCCTGTTCCAACTATGAAAATAAGTAGTGATAAATTCATTATAGAACTATCTATAATATTTCCCTTTAGTACATTTTGAGCTTTTGTAAAAAATTTACTTCCTTCTGGAAT
The window above is part of the Fusobacterium massiliense genome. Proteins encoded here:
- a CDS encoding aspartate:alanine exchanger family transporter, whose translation is MQFDLVGFIFNSLVLLFFTMTLGNLFGDIKFKKFNFGITGTLFIGLFVGYFLTKYAVTIPEGSKFFTKAQNVLKGNIIDSSIMNLSLLIFIVGTGLLAAKDMKYAITKFGKQFVILAIFIPFVGAVASYGFSKALKNMSPYQITGTYTGALTSSAGLAAATESSESESKHSAANFENLDEGTKVKILAIINNAKERDAKLKNEAIPEKMTVENTTSLSAEDTEIYVTEAKAGVGVGHSIGYPFGVLFLILGINFIPRIFRFDVEKEKEKYFAQKKIDLSNVKDSEKNTIPEVKMDFVGFSIAAFLGYFLGSIKIAMGPLGTFSLGSIGGAIIVALILGSIGKIGPINFRMDSVVLGKMRTYFLSIFLAGTGLNYGFRVVEAVTGDGIMIAVVSALVAILSVLFGFLLGHYVFHVNWTLLSGAITGGMTSAPGLGAAIDALDSDEPAISYGATQPLATLCMVIFSIIIHKLPI